The following proteins come from a genomic window of Blastococcus sp. HT6-30:
- a CDS encoding NAD(P)/FAD-dependent oxidoreductase — protein sequence MTAPPAPVDVVVVGSGHNGLVAACYLAREGLRVEVVESDDVLGGAVSTVERWPGVQVDRGSSAHVIIRHSGIVEELDLAAHGLRYIDCDPWGFAPAPAPGNPGPDGRPLVLSVDLDATCASIEAACGPADAAAYRRFVAVWAPRSRAVVAAFGRAPSPGGLVRSFWPLGAPAEGRVRTPGGELAVDFLGSGDALLDRWFTSERLKAALAWFGAQSGPPMSEPGTAAMVGWVALLHDVPPGHPVGGSGGLTQALRRRLESDGGRVVLGDGAARLLVEDGRVAGVETRSGRLVRAPSVVAACHIGVTRELAGEAAPPVLAEAAPPIGNGFGLVVRALTDAPPSYPGVSATDALQGLQLLCTDRGQLAAAHGDWGAGRVPRDPVPLAMSFSASDDTLTPPGQHVVTIWGQWYPYALADGGDWDALADTEARRLVDAVDRYAPGFAGSVREVYVQTPLALERELSLPRGNVMHVEMGLASMFAFRPAPGLSGYRVPGLPGLYLAGASTHPGGGVSGNSGRTAARTLLADRRALPRARAAAGRALRRLRAGAAEV from the coding sequence GTGACCGCTCCCCCCGCTCCCGTGGACGTCGTCGTCGTCGGCTCCGGCCACAACGGCCTGGTCGCCGCCTGCTACCTGGCCCGCGAGGGCCTGCGGGTGGAGGTCGTCGAGTCCGACGACGTCCTGGGCGGTGCGGTGTCCACCGTCGAGCGCTGGCCCGGGGTGCAGGTCGACCGGGGCTCCAGCGCGCACGTGATCATCCGACACAGCGGCATCGTCGAGGAGCTGGACCTGGCCGCGCACGGGCTGCGCTACATCGACTGCGACCCGTGGGGCTTCGCGCCGGCTCCCGCGCCCGGGAACCCCGGCCCGGACGGCCGGCCGCTGGTCCTCTCCGTCGACCTGGACGCCACGTGCGCCTCCATCGAGGCTGCCTGCGGCCCGGCGGACGCCGCGGCCTACCGGCGCTTCGTGGCGGTCTGGGCCCCGCGCAGCCGAGCGGTGGTCGCCGCCTTCGGCCGCGCGCCCTCCCCCGGGGGCCTGGTCCGCTCGTTCTGGCCGCTCGGCGCGCCCGCCGAGGGCCGGGTGCGCACTCCCGGCGGGGAGCTGGCCGTCGACTTCCTCGGCTCCGGCGACGCCCTGCTGGACCGGTGGTTCACCAGCGAGCGGCTCAAGGCGGCGCTGGCCTGGTTCGGCGCCCAGTCGGGCCCGCCGATGTCCGAGCCCGGCACTGCGGCCATGGTCGGCTGGGTGGCGCTGCTGCACGACGTCCCGCCCGGCCACCCGGTCGGGGGCTCCGGCGGCCTGACGCAGGCGCTGCGCCGGCGGCTGGAGTCCGACGGCGGCCGGGTGGTGCTCGGCGACGGCGCCGCGCGGTTGCTGGTGGAGGACGGCCGGGTCGCCGGGGTCGAGACGCGATCCGGCCGGCTCGTGCGAGCGCCCTCGGTGGTGGCCGCCTGCCACATCGGCGTGACCCGCGAGCTGGCCGGGGAGGCCGCACCCCCCGTGCTCGCCGAGGCCGCGCCGCCGATCGGCAACGGCTTCGGCCTGGTCGTGCGCGCGCTGACCGACGCCCCGCCGTCGTACCCGGGCGTCTCGGCCACCGACGCCCTGCAGGGCCTCCAGCTGCTCTGCACCGACCGCGGTCAGCTGGCCGCCGCGCACGGTGACTGGGGTGCCGGCCGGGTGCCCCGCGATCCGGTGCCGCTGGCCATGTCGTTCTCCGCGAGCGACGACACCCTGACCCCGCCGGGGCAGCACGTCGTCACCATCTGGGGGCAGTGGTACCCCTATGCGCTCGCCGACGGCGGCGACTGGGACGCGCTGGCCGACACCGAGGCCCGGCGCCTGGTGGATGCCGTCGACCGCTACGCCCCCGGGTTCGCCGGCTCCGTCCGGGAGGTGTACGTGCAGACCCCGCTGGCCCTGGAGCGGGAGCTGTCCCTCCCCCGTGGCAACGTCATGCACGTGGAGATGGGCCTGGCCAGCATGTTCGCCTTCCGCCCGGCGCCGGGGCTGTCGGGCTACCGGGTGCCGGGCCTGCCCGGCCTCTACCTGGCCGGCGCCTCCACCCACCCCGGCGGCGGCGTCTCGGGCAACTCCGGGCGGACGGCGGCGCGCACCCTCCTCGCCGACCGCCGGGCGCTGCCCCGCGCCCGGGCGGCGGCCGGCCGGGCGCTGCGGCGGCTGCGGGCCGGAGCGGCGGAGGTGTGA
- a CDS encoding GNAT family N-acetyltransferase — protein sequence MTGTRPATRIVELPPPWMREHMHEVLTVYGLAMGYDSGVVAGRYGYAIQHTERPGFRAVGAFAQTPEGERLVGFGYGYLIAPGQWWHDQVRAALDRRTARKWLPGAFEVCELHVHPDAQSQGLGRQLLHALVEGLPHPVALLSTPDADTKAFRLYRADGFVDLARGYHFPGDSRPFAILGARLPLHPPTPSAPNSRA from the coding sequence GTGACCGGCACCCGACCGGCCACCCGCATCGTCGAGCTGCCGCCCCCGTGGATGCGGGAGCACATGCACGAGGTGCTGACCGTCTACGGCCTGGCGATGGGCTACGACTCCGGCGTCGTCGCCGGGCGGTACGGCTACGCCATCCAGCACACCGAGCGGCCCGGCTTCCGTGCCGTGGGCGCCTTCGCGCAGACCCCGGAGGGCGAGCGGCTCGTCGGCTTCGGCTACGGCTACCTCATCGCCCCCGGGCAGTGGTGGCACGACCAGGTGCGCGCGGCGCTGGACCGCCGGACGGCCAGAAAGTGGCTGCCCGGCGCCTTCGAGGTCTGCGAGCTGCACGTCCACCCCGACGCGCAGAGCCAGGGGCTGGGCCGGCAGCTGCTGCACGCGCTGGTCGAGGGCCTGCCGCACCCGGTCGCCCTGCTCTCCACGCCCGACGCCGACACCAAGGCCTTCCGGCTGTACCGCGCCGACGGCTTCGTCGACCTCGCCCGCGGCTACCACTTCCCCGGCGACTCCCGGCCCTTCGCCATCCTCGGCGCGCGGCTGCCGCTGCATCCGCCGACCCCCTCCGCGCCGAACTCCCGGGCGTGA
- a CDS encoding YbaK/EbsC family protein: MPLPDHPRVTEVARLLRAAGATGEVRHLPDTARTAAAAAAGLGVPVGAIANSLVFDVGGAPVLILTSGAHRVDEARVAEFLGVPQLTRADPEFVRRHTGQPIGGVAPIGHPEPIGTLVDVELARFDVVWAAAGHPHTVFPTSYDELLRLTEGTPVEVAADSAPQAAP, from the coding sequence ATGCCCTTGCCGGACCACCCACGGGTCACCGAGGTCGCGCGGCTGCTCCGCGCGGCCGGTGCCACCGGCGAGGTGCGCCACCTGCCCGACACCGCCCGGACCGCCGCTGCAGCCGCAGCAGGGCTCGGCGTCCCGGTCGGCGCCATCGCCAACAGCCTGGTGTTCGACGTCGGCGGTGCTCCCGTGCTGATCCTGACCAGCGGCGCCCACCGGGTCGACGAGGCACGGGTCGCCGAGTTCCTCGGCGTCCCGCAGCTCACCCGGGCCGACCCGGAGTTCGTGCGGCGGCACACCGGCCAGCCCATCGGCGGCGTCGCGCCGATCGGACACCCCGAGCCGATCGGCACGCTCGTCGACGTCGAGCTGGCCCGCTTCGACGTGGTGTGGGCAGCCGCCGGGCACCCGCACACGGTCTTCCCCACCAGCTACGACGAGCTCCTCCGCCTCACCGAGGGCACCCCGGTCGAGGTCGCGGCCGATTCCGCCCCGCAGGCCGCCCCGTGA
- a CDS encoding HNH endonuclease signature motif containing protein, translating to MHVERTADDLGRLVVEGPLPAVHAARDAVDQYARWMRADGDDRPIGLLRATAALDLVLRPWGTSRPPVTAHLVVHAAAASLRSDAPAGAPPAELDGQLISAAQCRELLASLDLLGSAPAGGSVCVAVDAPGTGETVAVATRAELRRAAGRGRRVRRRNAPRDAHSSGGPDGPGHPDGPGHPDEPGGPDGPGQPDGPGRPDGPGHPDEPGGPDGPGQPDGPGRPDGPGLRPPPPTCGYRPTAAQHRLVTVRDRHCRMPGCRRRPGRCDIDHGQAFADGGPTACWNLCCLCRRHHRIKTFARGWCFSLHPDGRLVVRTPSGVSRTTRPPGWCHDPEPDPPWLDDLEPPDPLRT from the coding sequence GTGCACGTCGAGCGCACCGCCGACGACCTGGGCCGGCTCGTCGTCGAAGGCCCTCTGCCCGCCGTCCACGCCGCCCGCGACGCGGTCGACCAGTACGCCCGGTGGATGCGCGCCGACGGCGACGACCGGCCGATCGGCCTGCTGCGCGCCACCGCCGCGCTCGACCTGGTGCTGCGGCCGTGGGGCACCAGCCGCCCACCGGTGACCGCTCACCTGGTCGTCCACGCTGCGGCGGCCTCACTGCGGTCTGACGCACCAGCGGGGGCGCCCCCGGCGGAGCTGGACGGCCAGTTGATCTCCGCCGCCCAGTGCCGTGAGCTGCTCGCCTCCCTCGACCTGCTCGGCTCCGCGCCGGCGGGCGGCTCGGTCTGCGTCGCCGTCGATGCCCCGGGTACCGGGGAGACCGTCGCGGTGGCCACCCGGGCCGAGCTCCGCCGCGCTGCCGGCCGGGGCCGCCGCGTCCGCCGACGCAACGCCCCGCGTGACGCCCACTCGTCCGGTGGGCCCGACGGGCCCGGTCACCCCGACGGGCCCGGTCACCCCGACGAGCCCGGTGGGCCCGACGGGCCCGGTCAGCCCGACGGGCCCGGTCGCCCCGACGGGCCCGGTCACCCCGACGAGCCCGGTGGGCCCGACGGGCCCGGTCAGCCCGACGGGCCCGGTCGCCCCGACGGGCCCGGCCTCCGGCCGCCACCTCCGACCTGCGGGTACCGGCCCACCGCTGCGCAGCACCGCCTCGTCACCGTGCGCGACCGGCACTGCCGCATGCCCGGCTGCCGCCGCCGCCCCGGCCGGTGCGACATCGACCACGGGCAGGCGTTCGCCGACGGTGGGCCCACCGCCTGCTGGAATCTGTGCTGTCTATGCCGGCGGCACCACCGGATCAAGACCTTCGCTCGCGGCTGGTGCTTCAGCCTGCATCCCGACGGCCGGCTCGTCGTGCGCACCCCCTCGGGTGTCTCCCGGACCACCCGCCCGCCCGGGTGGTGCCACGACCCCGAGCCCGACCCGCCCTGGCTCGACGACCTCGAGCCGCCCGATCCGCTCCGCACGTGA
- a CDS encoding DUF6504 family protein yields the protein MSRVLGEVVGRTGEEVQVERGPLGPVQFWRGQSRYLVGELLDSWVETAPWWLRDAGTGGASADLVAPREVWRVEAVRAGRSRLSFAGVYDLSWDASGNRWWLVRVHD from the coding sequence ATGAGCCGGGTGCTGGGTGAGGTCGTCGGTCGGACCGGCGAAGAGGTGCAGGTCGAACGTGGCCCCTTGGGCCCGGTGCAGTTCTGGCGCGGGCAGTCCCGGTACCTCGTGGGCGAGCTGCTCGACTCCTGGGTCGAGACCGCACCGTGGTGGCTGCGGGACGCCGGCACGGGCGGCGCGTCCGCCGACCTGGTGGCGCCGCGGGAGGTCTGGCGGGTGGAGGCGGTCCGGGCCGGGCGCTCCCGGCTGAGCTTCGCCGGGGTCTACGACCTGTCGTGGGACGCGTCCGGCAACCGCTGGTGGCTCGTGCGGGTGCACGACTGA
- a CDS encoding SAV_6107 family HEPN domain-containing protein, with translation MGAARAVPAEQLPLPPALPAAAAALLGQAHRGLAAAAAATDQRERYATAHLAALRAAAAVLAARTRPEGGRRRPRSAWVLLGQVAPELGEWATFFAAGAGKRAAAEAGLSRAVTEREADDLVRDVRAFLAVVETALGSTRMPEPPRYPRPRVVGGSASGSAGSRPAGPWT, from the coding sequence ATGGGCGCCGCACGGGCCGTGCCGGCCGAGCAGCTGCCGCTTCCCCCAGCCCTGCCCGCCGCCGCTGCGGCGCTGCTGGGCCAGGCGCACCGGGGGCTGGCCGCGGCCGCCGCGGCCACCGACCAGCGGGAGCGGTACGCCACCGCCCACCTCGCCGCACTCCGCGCCGCCGCCGCGGTGCTGGCCGCCCGCACCCGTCCGGAGGGCGGGCGGCGCCGCCCGCGCAGCGCCTGGGTGCTGCTCGGGCAGGTGGCGCCGGAGCTGGGGGAGTGGGCCACCTTCTTCGCCGCCGGAGCGGGCAAGCGCGCCGCCGCCGAGGCGGGGCTGTCCCGCGCGGTCACCGAGCGGGAGGCCGACGACCTGGTGCGCGACGTCCGCGCCTTCCTCGCCGTGGTCGAGACGGCGCTCGGCAGCACGCGGATGCCGGAGCCGCCTCGCTACCCGAGGCCGCGCGTGGTCGGCGGGTCGGCATCCGGATCCGCGGGCTCCCGGCCCGCCGGGCCCTGGACGTGA
- a CDS encoding DNA polymerase III subunit alpha: protein MSDPFVHLHVASGYSMRYGANHPADLVARAAEHGMPALALTDRDGLYGAVKFALACRSAGVRPIFGVDLAVAPSLGTSVPPALAHVLGENPAAARPPRSRAATAARRAPARGGASVDPRLPRVTFLARDGAGWRSLCRVTSATHLRGTRGEPVSSLAIAAEHATGLVPLLGPDSPVGRALLAGRADLAADQLDAWRAVFGPGLALELVHHRGRGDRSRAQAMLRFATEQGVPVVLSNAVRYVDALDAPTADVLDAARRLVPLGARHVDRTTAEGYLKSGKEMAEVAEDVVGPDRDAALRLLERTARLAEQCAVDPGADLGIGSVRYPELDVVTTPAERGMGPAQVLRARCEAGLGRRGMAPTTRVRQRLDEELAVIDQLGYPSYFLTVADVVDLIKSLRVRAAARGSGAGSLVTYLLGISDVDPLRYGLLMERFLSPLRHQLPDIDIDVESARRMEVYDAVIDRFGADRVSCISMMDTYRVRHAIRDVGAALGLPSAEVDAVAKAFPHIRANQVHAALRDLPELRASRLGSRRSGGSGDLDLLFDLVARLDGLPRHIALHPCGVLLSDATLLDRTPVESSYLGYPMSQFDKDDVEELGLLKLDLLGIRMQSAIAHALDEIERVDEEAVDIDAVPRDDPTTFELIRSTRTLGMFQIESPGQRELVGKFGPQTFEDIIIDISLFRPGPVKSDMVTPFLMARNGWREAQYPHPDLEFALAETAGVVVFHEQVLQVVARMAGCTLAEADEVRRALGEKDAHPEVRAWFVPRALAAGYPVQVAEQVWEVLAAFGSFGFCKAHAAAFALPTYQSAWLKAHHPAAFLAGVLTHDPGMYPKRLILDDARNFGIRVLGLDVNASTGSYRVERLVTADDGDDDSDREVEDEVRGWRRPEWMPAAMPDPTHYGIRLSLADVKGISDDEVARVVAGQPYRSLTDFWSRASVSRPVVERLVLAGGFDSLYGFGMRDREAGRPTRRRRQVTRRDLLLQISELDRWSRSGARATSDGQLSLDLMGLEEESAESDGATAPSWAESSGLPEFTDAELVRAELEVLGLDASRHVVDFYRPFLSALGAVPAGELLGCRSGAEVLVAGVKVATQTPPIRSGRRVVFVTLDDGTGCTDSTFFEDAQGPYAATVFHSWLLVIRGVLRRTGPRGMSLRATGAWELPALHEAWEAGGLESVAELMTAGWVGDGDEYTEQAIAGAAASHGSRPVVVRPVLVHPTGFRMSPYADIKPAGDETKVAARRAAAGPPRKLWHSSPGSSGH from the coding sequence GTGAGCGACCCCTTCGTCCACCTGCACGTCGCCTCCGGCTACTCCATGCGGTACGGGGCCAACCACCCCGCCGACCTGGTGGCCCGCGCCGCCGAGCACGGGATGCCGGCGCTGGCCCTGACCGATCGGGACGGCCTCTACGGCGCGGTGAAGTTCGCGCTGGCCTGCCGGTCGGCCGGGGTGCGGCCGATCTTCGGCGTGGACCTCGCGGTGGCGCCGTCGCTGGGCACCAGCGTGCCGCCGGCGCTCGCGCACGTGCTGGGGGAGAACCCTGCCGCGGCACGCCCCCCGCGGTCACGGGCCGCGACGGCCGCCCGGCGGGCGCCGGCCCGCGGTGGGGCGAGCGTCGACCCGCGACTGCCCCGGGTCACCTTCCTGGCGCGGGACGGCGCCGGCTGGCGGTCGCTGTGCCGGGTCACCAGCGCCACCCACCTGCGCGGCACCCGTGGCGAGCCGGTGAGCTCGCTGGCGATCGCCGCCGAGCACGCGACCGGGCTGGTCCCGCTGCTCGGTCCCGACTCCCCGGTGGGGCGGGCGCTGCTGGCCGGCCGGGCCGATCTGGCCGCCGACCAGCTGGACGCCTGGCGTGCAGTCTTCGGCCCCGGGCTGGCGCTGGAGCTGGTGCACCACCGCGGGCGGGGCGACCGCTCCCGGGCCCAGGCGATGCTGCGGTTCGCCACCGAGCAGGGCGTGCCGGTGGTGCTCAGCAACGCCGTCCGCTACGTCGACGCCCTGGACGCGCCGACCGCCGACGTGCTCGACGCCGCCCGGCGGCTGGTCCCGCTCGGTGCCCGGCACGTCGACCGCACCACGGCCGAGGGTTACCTGAAGTCGGGCAAGGAGATGGCCGAGGTCGCCGAGGACGTCGTCGGCCCCGACCGGGACGCCGCCCTGCGGCTGCTCGAGCGCACCGCCCGGCTGGCCGAGCAGTGCGCCGTCGACCCGGGCGCCGACCTGGGCATCGGCAGCGTCCGGTACCCCGAGCTCGACGTCGTCACCACGCCGGCCGAGCGGGGCATGGGCCCGGCGCAGGTGCTGCGCGCCCGGTGCGAGGCCGGGCTGGGCCGGCGTGGCATGGCGCCCACGACCCGGGTCCGCCAGCGGCTGGACGAGGAGCTGGCGGTGATCGACCAGCTCGGCTACCCCTCCTACTTCCTCACCGTGGCCGACGTGGTCGACCTCATCAAGAGCTTGAGGGTTCGGGCGGCTGCGCGCGGCTCGGGCGCCGGCAGCCTGGTCACCTACCTGCTGGGCATCTCCGACGTCGACCCGCTGCGCTACGGGCTGCTGATGGAGCGGTTCCTCTCGCCGCTGCGCCACCAGCTGCCCGACATCGACATCGACGTGGAGTCCGCCCGCCGGATGGAGGTCTACGACGCGGTCATCGACCGCTTCGGCGCCGACCGGGTCAGCTGCATCTCGATGATGGACACCTACCGGGTGCGGCACGCCATCCGCGACGTCGGCGCCGCGCTCGGGCTGCCGTCGGCGGAGGTCGACGCCGTCGCCAAGGCGTTCCCGCACATCCGCGCCAACCAGGTGCACGCCGCGCTGCGCGACCTGCCGGAGCTGCGGGCCAGCCGGCTGGGCTCGCGACGATCCGGCGGTAGCGGGGATCTGGACCTGCTGTTCGACCTCGTCGCCCGGCTCGACGGGCTGCCCCGGCACATCGCGCTGCACCCGTGCGGGGTGCTGCTCTCCGACGCCACGCTGCTGGACCGGACCCCGGTGGAGAGCAGCTACCTGGGCTATCCGATGAGCCAGTTCGACAAGGACGACGTCGAGGAGCTGGGGCTGCTCAAGCTCGACCTGCTCGGCATCCGGATGCAGTCGGCCATCGCGCACGCCCTCGACGAGATCGAGCGGGTCGACGAGGAGGCGGTCGACATCGACGCCGTCCCGCGGGACGACCCGACGACCTTCGAGCTGATCCGCAGCACCCGCACGCTCGGGATGTTCCAGATCGAGTCGCCGGGACAGCGGGAGCTGGTCGGCAAGTTCGGGCCGCAGACCTTCGAGGACATCATCATCGACATCTCGCTGTTCCGGCCCGGGCCGGTGAAGAGCGACATGGTCACCCCGTTCCTCATGGCCCGGAACGGCTGGCGGGAGGCGCAGTACCCGCACCCCGACCTGGAGTTCGCGCTCGCGGAGACCGCCGGGGTGGTGGTCTTCCACGAGCAGGTGCTGCAGGTGGTCGCCCGGATGGCCGGCTGCACGCTGGCCGAGGCCGACGAGGTGCGCCGCGCCCTGGGGGAGAAGGACGCCCACCCGGAGGTGCGGGCCTGGTTCGTGCCCCGGGCGCTGGCCGCCGGCTACCCGGTGCAGGTGGCCGAGCAGGTGTGGGAGGTGCTGGCCGCCTTCGGGTCGTTCGGCTTCTGCAAGGCCCACGCCGCAGCGTTCGCGCTGCCCACCTATCAGTCGGCCTGGCTGAAGGCCCATCACCCGGCGGCCTTCCTGGCCGGAGTTCTCACCCACGACCCCGGCATGTACCCGAAGCGGCTGATCCTCGACGACGCCCGCAACTTCGGCATCCGGGTGCTCGGCCTGGACGTCAACGCCTCGACCGGCAGCTACCGCGTCGAACGGCTGGTTACTGCCGACGACGGGGACGACGACTCTGACCGTGAAGTGGAGGATGAGGTCCGGGGTTGGCGGCGTCCGGAGTGGATGCCCGCGGCGATGCCCGACCCGACGCACTACGGCATCCGGCTGTCGCTGGCCGACGTGAAGGGCATCTCCGACGACGAGGTGGCGCGGGTCGTCGCCGGGCAGCCCTATCGGTCACTGACGGATTTCTGGTCGCGCGCGTCGGTGTCCCGGCCGGTGGTCGAGCGGCTGGTGCTGGCCGGCGGGTTCGACTCGCTCTACGGCTTCGGGATGCGCGACCGCGAGGCCGGCCGGCCGACCCGGCGGCGGCGCCAGGTCACCCGGCGGGACCTGCTGCTGCAGATCAGCGAGCTGGACCGGTGGAGCCGCAGCGGCGCCCGGGCCACCTCAGACGGGCAGCTGAGCCTGGACCTGATGGGGCTGGAGGAGGAGTCGGCGGAGTCCGACGGGGCGACCGCCCCCAGCTGGGCCGAGAGCAGCGGGCTGCCCGAGTTCACCGACGCCGAACTGGTGCGGGCGGAGCTCGAGGTGCTCGGACTGGACGCCAGCAGGCACGTCGTCGACTTCTACCGGCCGTTCCTGTCGGCGCTCGGCGCGGTGCCCGCCGGAGAGCTCCTCGGCTGCCGGAGCGGCGCGGAGGTGCTGGTCGCCGGGGTCAAGGTGGCCACCCAGACGCCGCCGATCCGGTCCGGGCGCCGGGTGGTGTTCGTGACCCTCGACGACGGCACCGGCTGCACCGACTCGACCTTCTTCGAGGACGCGCAGGGCCCCTACGCCGCGACGGTCTTCCACTCGTGGCTGCTGGTGATCCGTGGGGTGCTGCGGCGCACCGGCCCGCGGGGGATGTCGCTGCGGGCCACCGGGGCCTGGGAGCTGCCGGCGCTGCACGAGGCCTGGGAAGCCGGCGGGCTCGAGTCCGTCGCCGAGCTGATGACCGCGGGGTGGGTGGGGGACGGCGATGAGTACACCGAGCAGGCGATCGCCGGGGCGGCGGCCTCGCACGGCTCCCGGCCGGTCGTGGTGCGGCCGGTCCTGGTCCACCCGACCGGGTTCCGGATGTCGCCCTACGCCGACATCAAGCCGGCCGGTGACGAGACCAAGGTGGCGGCGCGCCGGGCAGCGGCCGGGCCGCCCCGCAAGCTCTGGCACTCCAGCCCGGGCAGCTCCGGTCACTAG
- a CDS encoding VOC family protein → MPQQIPCLWFDGQAEQAAAHYTSIFPNSSIGEVTRYGPDMPMPEGTAMTVSFTLDGQAYVALNGGPQFPHSEAISFQIMCADQEEADHYWTRLTDGGEESMCGWLKDRFGVSWQVTPTELMALLSDPDPGRVRRATDAMMQLRRIDLDVLRRAADGVPA, encoded by the coding sequence ATGCCCCAGCAGATCCCGTGCCTGTGGTTCGACGGCCAGGCCGAGCAGGCCGCGGCCCACTACACCTCGATCTTCCCGAACTCCTCGATCGGCGAGGTGACCCGCTACGGCCCCGACATGCCCATGCCGGAGGGCACGGCCATGACGGTGAGCTTCACCCTCGACGGGCAGGCGTACGTCGCGCTCAACGGCGGCCCGCAGTTCCCGCACAGCGAGGCCATCTCCTTTCAGATCATGTGCGCCGACCAGGAGGAGGCGGACCACTACTGGACCCGGCTCACCGACGGCGGCGAGGAGAGCATGTGCGGCTGGCTCAAGGACCGGTTCGGCGTCTCCTGGCAGGTCACCCCCACCGAGCTGATGGCCCTGCTGAGCGATCCCGACCCCGGCCGGGTCCGGCGCGCGACCGACGCGATGATGCAACTGCGCCGCATCGATCTCGACGTTCTCCGGCGGGCCGCCGACGGCGTCCCCGCCTGA
- a CDS encoding methyltransferase, producing the protein MPIEPASPTAEQLPARTAAVWAALDPLVSAGGHLRVLDVGGGSGMFAVPLARLGHGVTVVDPSADALATLHRRAETAGVAERVRGVQGDGDLLHEVLAADEGGYDLALCHSVLEVVDDPAVTLREISGALCPGGRVSLAVANRAGAVLARAVAGHPVEALALLGDERVPGRPVRRRFAPEDLLALVDGAGLTPGSWRGVSVVADLLEAASGADPAAVRNLELALAEASPYREVAAGLHLLATRA; encoded by the coding sequence GTGCCGATCGAACCTGCCTCGCCGACCGCGGAGCAGCTGCCCGCCCGGACCGCTGCTGTCTGGGCCGCGCTCGACCCGCTGGTCAGCGCGGGCGGGCACCTGCGGGTGCTGGACGTCGGGGGCGGGAGCGGCATGTTCGCCGTCCCCCTGGCCCGTCTGGGGCACGGCGTCACGGTCGTCGACCCCAGCGCCGACGCCCTGGCCACCCTGCACCGCCGCGCCGAGACGGCGGGCGTGGCCGAGCGGGTACGCGGCGTGCAGGGCGACGGCGACCTGCTGCACGAGGTCCTCGCCGCCGACGAGGGCGGGTACGACCTCGCTCTGTGCCACTCCGTCCTCGAGGTCGTCGACGACCCGGCGGTCACCCTCCGGGAGATCTCCGGTGCCCTCTGCCCGGGCGGCCGGGTGAGCCTCGCCGTCGCCAACCGTGCCGGTGCCGTGCTCGCCCGCGCGGTGGCCGGCCACCCCGTCGAGGCGCTCGCGCTGCTCGGCGACGAGCGGGTCCCCGGGCGGCCGGTCCGGCGGAGGTTCGCCCCCGAGGACCTCCTCGCGCTCGTCGACGGGGCGGGCCTGACCCCGGGCAGCTGGCGCGGCGTCTCCGTCGTCGCCGACCTGCTCGAGGCCGCCTCCGGCGCCGACCCGGCCGCCGTCCGGAACCTGGAGCTGGCGCTCGCCGAGGCCTCGCCCTACCGCGAGGTGGCCGCCGGCCTCCACCTGCTGGCCACCCGCGCGTGA